One genomic window of Glycine soja cultivar W05 chromosome 9, ASM419377v2, whole genome shotgun sequence includes the following:
- the LOC114425491 gene encoding vestitone reductase-like, with protein MAEGKGRVCVTGGTGFLGSWIIKRLLEDGYAVNTTIRSDPGRKRDVSFLTNLPGASEKLKIFNADLSDPESFDPAVEGCVGIFHTATPIDFAVNEPEEVVTKRAIDGALGIMKAGLKAKTVKRVVYTSSGSTVSFSSLEEKDVVDESVWSDVDMLRSVKPFGWSYAVSKVLTEKAVLEFGEHNGLEVATVIAPFIVGPFVCPKLPDSIEKALLMVLGKKEEISVIRYHMVHVDDVARAHIFLLEHPNPKGRYNCSPFIVPIEEMGELLSAKYPEFQLPTVDELKGIKGAKQPHLTSKKLVDAGFEFKYSLEDMFQDAIECCKEKGYL; from the exons ATGGCAGAGGGAAAAGGTAGAGTTTGTGTCACTGGAGGCACTGGGTTCCTTGGTTCATGGATCATCAAGAGACTCCTTGAAGATGGATATGCTGTTAACACCACTATTAGATCTGACCCAG GACGAAAGAGAGATGTTAGCTTCCTCACAAACCTACCAGGGGCATCCGAAAAGCTAAAAATTTTCAACGCTGATCTCAGCGACCCAGAAAGTTTTGATCCAGCAGTTGAGGGATGTGTTGGAATTTTCCACACAGCCACGCCAATTGATTTTGCAGTGAACGAGCCTGAGGAAGTGGTAACCAAAAGAGCCATCGATGGAGCACTAGGCATAATGAAAGCAGGCCTAAAAGCAAAGACAGTGAAGAGGGTTGTTTACACTTCTAGTGGCTCCACCGTTTCCTTCAGCAGCCTTGAAGAAAAAGATGTGGTGGATGAGAGTGTTTGGAGTGATGTGGATATGCTTAGGAGTGTAAAGCCTTTTGGTTGGTCCTATGCAGTTTCAAAAGTGTTGACTGAGAAGGCTGTGCTTGAATTTGGAGAACATAATGGGTTGGAAGTTGCAACTGTTATTGCTCCTTTTATTGTTGGTCCTTTTGTTTGTCCCAAGCTTCCTGACTCTATCGAAAAAGCTCTGCTTATGGTGTTGG gcaaaaaagaagaaattagtgTCATTCGTTACCATATGGTACATGTGGATGATGTGGCTAGAGCACATATCTTCCTGCTTGAGCATCCTAATCCAAAAGGGAGATATAATTGCTCACCATTCATTGTACCCATTGAAGAGATGGGTGAACTTCTTTCAGCCAAATACCCGGAATTTCAACTACCAACAGTAGA cgAGCTGAAGGGAATTAAAGGTGCCAAGCAACCACATTTAACCTCCAAGAAACTTGTTGATGCTGGTTTTGAGTTCAAGTATAGCTTAGAGGACATGTTTCAGGATGCAATTGAATGCTGCAAGGAAAAGGGTTATCTTTAA
- the LOC114425282 gene encoding probable protein S-acyltransferase 14, with protein sequence MYRSGAGMAWNVFRFCTALRGLGSIMILMVLGVVGVTYYAVVLTNFGPALFLGGLDTLISFVVLILFHCLLVMLLWCYFAVVFMDPGTVPPNWKPAADEERGEVDPLNGVELSNLQSDPANQRFRYCRKCSQPKPPRCHHCSVCGRCVLKMDHHCVWVVNCVGALNYKYFLLFLVYTFLETTLVTISLLPHFKTYFSDGEIPGTPGTLATTFLTFVLNLAFSLSVLGFLVLHVSLVASNTTTIEAYEKKTTSKWRYDLGRRKNFEQVFGMDKRYWFIPAYSEEDIRRMPVLQGLEYPSTPDFNAQEF encoded by the exons ATGTATAGATCTGGAGCAGGCATGGCTTGGAACGTGTTTAGGTTCTGCACTGCCCTGAGAGGATTAGGCTCGATCATGATACTAATGGTTCTTGGGGTTGTGGGTGTTACCTATTACGCTGTTGTGTTGACTAATTTTGGACCTGCCTTGTTTCTTGGAGGCCTTGATACTCTTATCTCCTTCGTGGTGTTGATCTTGTTTCATTGTTTG TTGGTTATGTTATTGTGGTGTTACTTTGCTGTTGTGTTTATGGATCCGGGGACTGTGCCTCCTAACTGGAAGCCTGCTGCTGATGAGGAGAGAGGAGAGGTTGATCCGTTGAATGGGGTAGAATTAAGTAATCTGCAGTCTGATCCTGCAAATCAACGGTTCAGATACTGTCGGAAGTGCAGTCAGCCCAAGCCACCTCGATGTCATCATTGTTCTGTTT GTGGACGTTGTGTACTGAAGATGGACCACCATTGTGTCTGGGTAGTTAACTGTGTTGGGGCATTAAATTACAAGTATTTCCTCCTTTTCTTG GTCTACACTTTCCTTGAGACCACTCTTGTGACTATATCATTACTGCCACATTTCAAAACATACTTTTCTGACGGAGAAATTCCTGGAACACCTGGCACTCTTGCCACAACTTTTCTTACTTTTG TTTTGAATCTGGCCTTTTCCTTGAGTGTCTTGGGATTTCTTGTCTTGCACGTGTCATTGGTAGCTTCTAATACAACCACTATTGAG GCATATGAAAAGAAAACTACTTCAAAATGGCGTTATGACCTTGGTCGTAGAAAAAATTTTGAACAG GTTTTTGGAATGGACAAGAGATACTGGTTCATCCCTGCTTATTCAGAGGAAGATATACGAAGGATGCCTGTTCTTCAGGGCCTTGAGTATCCATCAACACCAGACTTCAATGCCCAAGAGTTCTGA
- the LOC114425283 gene encoding probable galacturonosyltransferase 7 — MKSGGGGGGGMGALPSYGVPAKRRWKGLVVAVLGLVILSMLVPLVFLLGLHNGFHSSGYIYEQKSTPSNEKSLERYDRHDVGHNESEEGQSNHVEDLITKFEPTLPKDALKKYAREGKNDSNNKAGKDDKQRGSKAPPKGVLQSRPTSNNPRSGQVEQVNRPKTSTADEGGKSCELTFGSYCLWQQEHRQEMKDALVKKLKDQLFVARAYYPSLAKLPANDKLSRQLKQNIQEMEHMLSESTTDADLPPAAGSYSKKMENTITKVKSIPVVCDNVDKKLRQIFDLTEDEANFHMKQSAFLYKLNVQTMPKSHHCLSLKLTVEYFKSSHYDEKADEEKFIDSSLHHYVIFSNNVLAASVVINSTVFHAKESSNQVFHVLTDGENYYAMKLWFLRNHYKEAAVQVLNVELDIQKENPLLLSLPEEFRVSILSYDNPSTNQIRTEFLSIFSDSHYLLPDLFSNLNKVVVLDDDVVIQQDLSALWNTDLGDKVNGAVQFCSVKLGQLKSYLGEKGLSQNSCAWMSGLNIIDLVRWRELGLTQTYRKLIKEFTMQEGSVEGIAWRASLLTFENEIYPLNESWVVSGLGHDYKIDTQPIKTASVLHYNGKMKPWLDLGIPQYKSYWKKFLNKEDQLLSDCNVNS; from the exons ATGAAGagcggtggtggtggtggtggtggtatgGGCGCGCTTCCGTCGTACGGCGTCCCGGCGAAAAGGCGGTGGAAAGGGCTCGTAGTTGCGGTGCTCGGTCTCGTCATTCTCTCCATGCTCGTCCCTCTCGTCTTCCTGCTCGGTCTCCACAACGGTTTCCACTCTTCCG GATATATATATGAACAGAAGAGTACTCCTTCG AATGAGAAAAGTCTTGAAAGATATGATAGACATGATGTTGGCCATAATGAGTCTGAG GAAGGACAATCAAATCATGTGGAGGATCTTATCACAAAGTTTGAACCAACTCTTCCAAAG GATGCTCTCAAGAAATATGCTCGAGAAGGCAAGAATGATTCCAACAATAAGGCTGGCAAAGATGATAAACAAAGAG GTTCTAAGGCGCCACCTAAGGGTGTTCTGCAATCACGTCCAACTTCAAAT AATCCTAGAAGTGGTCAAGTTGAACAAGTCAACCGCCCTAAAACAAGCACTGCCGATGAAGGTGGAAAGTCATGTGAGCTCACATTTGGTAGCTATTGCCTTTGGCAACAAGAACATAGACAAGAAATGAAAGATGCTCTGGTTAAGAAATTGAAAGACCAACTATTTGTTGCTAGAGCTTATTATCCTAGCCTTGCAAAACTCCCAGCAAACGATAAATTGTCTCGCCAACTGAAACAGAATATACAGGAGATGGAGCACATGCTTAGTGAATCTACCACAGATGCTGATCTTCCACCAGC GGCTGGGAGTTATTCAAAAAAGATGgaaaatacaataaccaaaGTAAAATCAATCCCTGTGGTTTGCGACAATGTGGACAAGAAATTGAGACAAATATTTGATTTGACTGAGGATGAAGCCAACTTCCACATGAAACAGAGTGCATTCTTATATAAACTTAATGTTCAGACAATGCCAAAGAGTCATCACTGCCTGTCACTGAAACTAACTGTAGAATATTTCAAATCCTCGCATTATGACGAAAAGGCTGATGAAGAAAAGTTTATTGATTCTTCATTGCACCATTATGTTATTTTCTCTAATAATGTGCTTGCAGCTTCAGTAGTCATCAACTCCACCGTATTTCATGCAAAA GAAAGTTCAAATCAGgtttttcatgttttgactGATGGAGAAAATTATTATGCAATGAAGCTCTGGTTCTTGAGAAACCATTATAAGGAAGCTGCTGTTCAAGTGCTGAATGTTGAGCTGGACATCCAAAAGGAAAATCCGTTGCTTCTATCCTTGCCTGAGGAGTTCCGTGTTTCAATTCTCAGTTATGATAATCCATCCACAAACCAGATTAGAACGGAGttcctttcaattttttctgATTCACACTATTTACTTCCTGATTTATTCAGCAATTTGAATAAAGTTGTGGTTCTggatgatgatgttgttatcCAACAAGACTTATCTGCCCTGTGGAACACAGACTTGGGAGATAAAGTGAACGGTGCAGTGCAGTTCTGCTCGGTAAAGCTGGGTCAACTGAAAAGTTATCTGGGTGAGAAAGGTCTCAGTCAGAATTCCTGTGCTTGGATGTCAGGGTTGAACATAATTGACCTGGTGAGGTGGAGAGAGCTTGGTCTTACTCAAACTTACAGAAAGTTGATAAAAGAG tttacaatgcaagaaggaTCTGTGGAGGGTATTGCATGGCGGGCAAGCTTGCTCACCTTTGAGAATGAAATATATCCACTCAATGAGTCGTGGGTTGTGTCTGGACTGGGTCATGATTATAAAATTGATACTCAGCCCATTAAGACAGCTTCGGTGCTACACTACAATGGGAAAATGAAACCTTGGCTTGATCTGGGAATTCCACAGTATAAAAGCTATTGGAAGAAGTTTCTGAACAAAGAGGATCAGCTCTTAAGTGATTGCAATGTAAATTCATAA
- the LOC114425284 gene encoding protein SCARECROW-like has product MAACALFSGGGNITEDGNVNGSGSANSTPLTSASNSSNMSNEEQQQLHAGGIMPQPYCERKMMRKRMASEMEVNVHATPPHNSSSTTSDYPRFPRRSNTNTNMLEKGSPTTTSSTTTLAAGTCNNNNNNNNNNNNNSHHYNNSNNSNSGNISSRDNVAIPNYPTVTVTTNYSTMLLPSSLNSSGVAPNYNSTHQHHHFQGLVESQDQQNSVPAVCGFSGLPLFPSQSQRNRDNIRNSGGNIVDVVASSSPSPSMDDTSGAATTSGWIDGILKDLIHSSNSVSIPQLISNVREIIYPCNPNLAMVLEYRLRLLLTESTTPQHKRGTEGVPLLPSVSSVKLMNNRVVDGIAPNLHFTDASGGAVVVNQHMSNWGVPQITPHHDNTNTNTNTNNNNNPSVSLVTLPSPAPPPHYSPPEEKNPQEEDLAAATTTAHEVALSRKKKEELREQKKKDEEGLHLLTLLLQCAEAVSAENLEDANKMLLEISQLSTPFGTSAQRVAAYFSEAISARLVSSCLGIYATLPHTHQSHKVASAFQVFNGISPFVKFSHFTANQAIQEAFEREERVHIIDLDIMQGLQWPGLFHILASRPGGAPYVRLTGLGTSMEALEATGKRLSDFANKLCLPFEFFPVAEKVGNLDPERLNVSKTEAVAVHWLQHSLYDVTGSDTNTLWLLQRLAPKVVTVVEQDLSNTGSFLGRFVEAIHYYSALFDSLGSSYGEESEERHVVEQQLLSREIRNVLAVGGPSRTGEPKFHNWREKLQQCGFRGISLAGNAATQASLLLGMFPSEGYTLVEDNGILKLGWKDLCLLTASAWRPPFHGAITHHN; this is encoded by the exons ATGGCTGCCTGTGCTTTGTTCAGTGGTGGCGGTAACATTACCGAAGATGGCAATGTTAATGGAAGTGGAAGTGCTAATAGCACTCCTTTGACAAGTGCCTCTAACTCTAGCAACATGAGCAACgaagaacaacaacaactacATGCTGGTGGCATCATGCCACAGCCTTATTGTGAGAGAAAAATGATGAGGAAAAGAATGGCTTCTGAGATGGAAGTTAACGTTCACGCCACTCCACCACACAACTCTTCCTCCACAACAAGTGATTATCCTAGGTTTCCTCGTCGAAGCAACACCAACACGAACATGTTAGAAAAAGGGTCCCCcacaacaacatcatcaacaacaacgTTAGCCGCAGGtacatgtaataataataataataataataataataataataataatagccaTCATTATAATAATAGTAACAATAGTAATAGTGGTAATATTTCATCAAGAGATAACGTTGCTATTCCAAATTACCCCACTGTGACGGTCACAACCAACTACTCCACTATGTTGCTACCTTCTTCCCTCAATTCCTCTGGTGTTGCTCCAAACTACAACAGCACTCATCAACACCATCACTTCCAAGGACTCGTTGAAAGCCAGGACCAGCAAAACTCCGTGCCTGCAGTTTGTGGATTCTCAGGTTTACCACTTTTTCCATCTCAAAGCCAAAGAAACCGAGACAACATAAGAAACAGTGGTGGAAACATTGTTGACGTGGTTGcttcctcttctccttctccttccaTGGACGACACTTCAGGAGCAGCAACGACAAGTGGTTGGATCGATGGTATATTGAAGGATCTCATTCACAGTTCCAACAGTGTTTCGATTCCTCAACTAAtcagcaacgtgagggagatcATATACCCTTGCAACCCAAACCTCGCAATGGTTCTTGAATACAGGCTTCGCCTTCTTCTCACCGAGTCTACCACCCCGCAACACAAAAGAGGCACAGAAGGGGTGCCTCTTCTTCCTTCTGTTTCCTCAGTGAAGCTCATGAATAACCGTGTTGTGGATGGCATTGCTCCTAATTTGCACTTCACAGATGCTTCAGGTGGTGCTGTGGTTGTGAATCAGCACATGTCCAATTGGGGTGTGCCTCAAATCACTCCTCACCATGAtaacaccaacaccaacaccaacaccaacaataacaacaacccTTCAGTTTCTTTGGTTACTTTGCCTTCACCAGCACCTCCACCTCATTACTCACCACCAGAAGAGAAGAACCCTCAAGAAGAAGATCTAGCAGCAGCAACCACCACTGCTCATGAGGTGGCACTttcaagaaagaagaaagaggagCTGCGTGAACAGAAGAAGAAAGACGAAGAGGGTCTGCATCTCCTCACTCTTCTGCTTCAGTGTGCAGAAGCGGTTTCAGCTGAGAATCTAGAAGATGCCAACAAGATGCTTCTGGAGATTTCTCAGTTATCAACACCGTTCGGCACTTCAGCACAGCGTGTGGCAGCATATTTCTCAGAAGCCATATCAGCAAGGTTGGTGAGTTCATGTCTAGGGATATACGCCACTTTGCCACACACACACCAAAGCCACAAGGTAGCTTCAGCTTTTCAAGTGTTCAATGGTATTAGTCCTTTCGTGAAGTTCTCACACTTCACAGCAAACCAAGCAATTCAAGAAGCCTTCGAAAGAGAAGAGAGGGTGCACATCATAGATCTTGATATAATGCAAGGGTTGCAGTGGCCTGGTTTGTTTCACATTCTAGCTTCAAGACCTGGTGGAGCACCTTATGTGAGGCTCACGGGGCTTGGTACCTCTATGGAAGCACTTGAAGCCACGGGAAAACGTTTGTCTGATTTTGCAAACAAACTTTGCCTTCCCTTTGAGTTCTTCCCTGTTGCTGAGAAAGTTGGGAACCTTGACCCTGAGAGGCTCAATGTTAGCAAAACAGAAGCTGTTGCTGTTCACTGGTTGCAACATTCCCTCTATGATGTCACTGGCTCAGACACCAACACCTTGTGGCTCTTGCAAAG ACTGGCACCTAAAGTGGTGACTGTGGTAGAGCAGGACCTAAGCAATACTGGTTCATTCTTGGGGAGGTTTGTGGAAGCCATACACTACTACTCAGCATTATTTGACTCTCTTGGGTCAAGCTATGGGGAGGAGAGTGAGGAGAGGCATGTGGTGGAACAGCAACTATTGTCTAGGGAGATTCGAAATGTGCTAGCTGTTGGGGGGCCATCAAGGACTGGAGAACCAAAGTTTCACAATTGGAGGGAAAAGCTTCAACAGTGTGGTTTTAGAGGCATATCTCTAGCTGGTAATGCTGCCACACAAGCTAGTCTACTCCTTGGTATGTTCCCATCTGAGGGTTATACCTTGGTGGAGGACAATGGCATTCTTAAACTTGGTTGGAAGGACCTTTGCTTGCTCACTGCTTCAGCTTGGAGACCACCTTTCCATGGTGCCATTACCCACCACAACTAG
- the LOC114425285 gene encoding ethanolamine-phosphate cytidylyltransferase-like isoform X2: MSSYEAVTETKWVVTCMVGGVIVGVSLLGAYSSQLWKSRRRNKKPVRVYMDGCFDMMHYGHCNALRQARALGDQLIVGVVSDAEIIANKGPPVTPLHERLVMVNAVKWVDEVIPEAPYAITEEFMKKLFDEYKIDFIIHGDDPCVLPDGTDAYAHAKKAGRYKQIKRTEGVSSTDIVGRMLLCVRERSIAEKNHNHSSLQRQFSNGHSPKFEAGVSAATASGTRISHFLPTSRRIVQFSNGRGPGPDSHIVYIDGAFDLFHAGHVEILRLARDLGDFLLVGIHTDQTVSATRGSHRPIMNLHERSLSVLACRYVDEVIIGAPWEISKDMLTTFNISLVVHGTIAESNDFKKEECNPYAVPISMGIFKVLESTLDITTTTIIRRIVSNHEAYQCVAKTNFHSDVSPNTQGMYFGT, from the exons ATGAGTAGTTACGAGGCGGTGACGGAGACGAAGTGGGTGGTGACGTGCATGGTGGGAGGGGTGATCGTGGGGGTGTCACTGCTGGGTGCGTATTCGAGCCAGCTCTGGAAGAGCCGAAGACGCAACAAGAAGCCCGTTCGCGTCTACATGGACGGCTGCTTCGATATGATGCATTATGGCCATTGCAATGCCCTTCGCCAAGCTCGTGCCCTCGGTGACCAGCTCATTGTTGGGGTTGTTAGTGATGCAGAGATCATTGCCAATAAGGGTCCCCCCGTTACCCCTCTTCACGAAAG GTTGGTAATGGTGAATGCGGTGAAGTGGGTGGATGAGGTTATTCCTGAAGCTCCCTATGCGATAACTGAGGAGTTCATGAAGAAGCTTTTTGATGAGTACAAGATAGATTTCATTATTCATGGGGATGACCCTTGTGTTCTTCCGGATGGAACTGATGCTTATGCTCACGCTAAGAAAGCTGGTCGATATAAGCAGATAAAGCGCACTGAAGGGGTTTCCAGCACTGATATTGTTG GTCGCATGCTTCTCTGTGTAAGAGAAAGGTCTATTGctgaaaaaaatcataatcattCTTCTTTACAAAGACAGTTCAGCAATGGCCATAGTCCAAAGTTTGAAGCTGGTGTGTCTGCTGCAACTGCAAGTGGAACTCGTATATCTCATTTTCTGCCTACATCTCGTAGAATTGTTCAGTTCTCAAATGGGAGG GGTCCAGGACCTGATTCTCACATTGTATATATAGATGGTGCATTTGATCTCTTTCATGCTGGACATGTCGAG ATCTTGAGGCTTGCTAGGGATCTTGGAGATTTTCTACTTGTTGGAATACACACAGATCAGACAGTCAG TGCAACTAGAGGATCACATCGTCCTATCATGAATCTTCATGAAAGAAGTCTAAGTGTTTTAGCATGTCGCTATGTGGATGAAGTTATAATTGGTGCACCATGGGAGATTTCCAAAGATATG CTCACTACATTTAACATCTCGTTAGTTGTTCATGGAACCATTGCAGAAAGTAATGATTTTAAGAAG GAAGAATGCAATCCATATGCTGTTCCTATTAGCATGGGCATCTTCAAAGTTTTAGAAAGTACTTTAGATATAACAACTACTACAATAATTAGAAGGATTGTTTCTAATCACGAGGCATACCAG tGTGTAGCCAAGACAAATTTTCACAGTGATGTCTCACCGAATACACAAGGCATGTATTTCGGTACTTGA
- the LOC114425285 gene encoding ethanolamine-phosphate cytidylyltransferase-like isoform X3: MSSYEAVTETKWVVTCMVGGVIVGVSLLGAYSSQLWKSRRRNKKPVRVYMDGCFDMMHYGHCNALRQARALGDQLIVGVVSDAEIIANKGPPVTPLHERLVMVNAVKWVDEVIPEAPYAITEEFMKKLFDEYKIDFIIHGDDPCVLPDGTDAYAHAKKAGRYKQIKRTEGVSSTDIVGRMLLCVRERSIAEKNHNHSSLQRQFSNGHSPKFEAGVSAATASGTRISHFLPTSRRIVQFSNGRGPGPDSHIVYIDGAFDLFHAGHVEILRLARDLGDFLLVGIHTDQTVSATRGSHRPIMNLHERSLSVLACRYVDEVIIGAPWEISKDMLTTFNISLVVHGTIAESNDFKKEECNPYAVPISMGIFKVLESTLDITTTTIIRRIVSNHEAYQK, from the exons ATGAGTAGTTACGAGGCGGTGACGGAGACGAAGTGGGTGGTGACGTGCATGGTGGGAGGGGTGATCGTGGGGGTGTCACTGCTGGGTGCGTATTCGAGCCAGCTCTGGAAGAGCCGAAGACGCAACAAGAAGCCCGTTCGCGTCTACATGGACGGCTGCTTCGATATGATGCATTATGGCCATTGCAATGCCCTTCGCCAAGCTCGTGCCCTCGGTGACCAGCTCATTGTTGGGGTTGTTAGTGATGCAGAGATCATTGCCAATAAGGGTCCCCCCGTTACCCCTCTTCACGAAAG GTTGGTAATGGTGAATGCGGTGAAGTGGGTGGATGAGGTTATTCCTGAAGCTCCCTATGCGATAACTGAGGAGTTCATGAAGAAGCTTTTTGATGAGTACAAGATAGATTTCATTATTCATGGGGATGACCCTTGTGTTCTTCCGGATGGAACTGATGCTTATGCTCACGCTAAGAAAGCTGGTCGATATAAGCAGATAAAGCGCACTGAAGGGGTTTCCAGCACTGATATTGTTG GTCGCATGCTTCTCTGTGTAAGAGAAAGGTCTATTGctgaaaaaaatcataatcattCTTCTTTACAAAGACAGTTCAGCAATGGCCATAGTCCAAAGTTTGAAGCTGGTGTGTCTGCTGCAACTGCAAGTGGAACTCGTATATCTCATTTTCTGCCTACATCTCGTAGAATTGTTCAGTTCTCAAATGGGAGG GGTCCAGGACCTGATTCTCACATTGTATATATAGATGGTGCATTTGATCTCTTTCATGCTGGACATGTCGAG ATCTTGAGGCTTGCTAGGGATCTTGGAGATTTTCTACTTGTTGGAATACACACAGATCAGACAGTCAG TGCAACTAGAGGATCACATCGTCCTATCATGAATCTTCATGAAAGAAGTCTAAGTGTTTTAGCATGTCGCTATGTGGATGAAGTTATAATTGGTGCACCATGGGAGATTTCCAAAGATATG CTCACTACATTTAACATCTCGTTAGTTGTTCATGGAACCATTGCAGAAAGTAATGATTTTAAGAAG GAAGAATGCAATCCATATGCTGTTCCTATTAGCATGGGCATCTTCAAAGTTTTAGAAAGTACTTTAGATATAACAACTACTACAATAATTAGAAGGATTGTTTCTAATCACGAGGCATACCAG
- the LOC114425285 gene encoding ethanolamine-phosphate cytidylyltransferase-like isoform X1: MSSYEAVTETKWVVTCMVGGVIVGVSLLGAYSSQLWKSRRRNKKPVRVYMDGCFDMMHYGHCNALRQARALGDQLIVGVVSDAEIIANKGPPVTPLHERLVMVNAVKWVDEVIPEAPYAITEEFMKKLFDEYKIDFIIHGDDPCVLPDGTDAYAHAKKAGRYKQIKRTEGVSSTDIVGRMLLCVRERSIAEKNHNHSSLQRQFSNGHSPKFEAGVSAATASGTRISHFLPTSRRIVQFSNGRGPGPDSHIVYIDGAFDLFHAGHVEILRLARDLGDFLLVGIHTDQTVSATRGSHRPIMNLHERSLSVLACRYVDEVIIGAPWEISKDMLTTFNISLVVHGTIAESNDFKKEECNPYAVPISMGIFKVLESTLDITTTTIIRRIVSNHEAYQNRNKKKDESEKRYYEGKSHVSEE; encoded by the exons ATGAGTAGTTACGAGGCGGTGACGGAGACGAAGTGGGTGGTGACGTGCATGGTGGGAGGGGTGATCGTGGGGGTGTCACTGCTGGGTGCGTATTCGAGCCAGCTCTGGAAGAGCCGAAGACGCAACAAGAAGCCCGTTCGCGTCTACATGGACGGCTGCTTCGATATGATGCATTATGGCCATTGCAATGCCCTTCGCCAAGCTCGTGCCCTCGGTGACCAGCTCATTGTTGGGGTTGTTAGTGATGCAGAGATCATTGCCAATAAGGGTCCCCCCGTTACCCCTCTTCACGAAAG GTTGGTAATGGTGAATGCGGTGAAGTGGGTGGATGAGGTTATTCCTGAAGCTCCCTATGCGATAACTGAGGAGTTCATGAAGAAGCTTTTTGATGAGTACAAGATAGATTTCATTATTCATGGGGATGACCCTTGTGTTCTTCCGGATGGAACTGATGCTTATGCTCACGCTAAGAAAGCTGGTCGATATAAGCAGATAAAGCGCACTGAAGGGGTTTCCAGCACTGATATTGTTG GTCGCATGCTTCTCTGTGTAAGAGAAAGGTCTATTGctgaaaaaaatcataatcattCTTCTTTACAAAGACAGTTCAGCAATGGCCATAGTCCAAAGTTTGAAGCTGGTGTGTCTGCTGCAACTGCAAGTGGAACTCGTATATCTCATTTTCTGCCTACATCTCGTAGAATTGTTCAGTTCTCAAATGGGAGG GGTCCAGGACCTGATTCTCACATTGTATATATAGATGGTGCATTTGATCTCTTTCATGCTGGACATGTCGAG ATCTTGAGGCTTGCTAGGGATCTTGGAGATTTTCTACTTGTTGGAATACACACAGATCAGACAGTCAG TGCAACTAGAGGATCACATCGTCCTATCATGAATCTTCATGAAAGAAGTCTAAGTGTTTTAGCATGTCGCTATGTGGATGAAGTTATAATTGGTGCACCATGGGAGATTTCCAAAGATATG CTCACTACATTTAACATCTCGTTAGTTGTTCATGGAACCATTGCAGAAAGTAATGATTTTAAGAAG GAAGAATGCAATCCATATGCTGTTCCTATTAGCATGGGCATCTTCAAAGTTTTAGAAAGTACTTTAGATATAACAACTACTACAATAATTAGAAGGATTGTTTCTAATCACGAGGCATACCAG